ACGACCAAACCACCATCCACACACTCTCCATTCTCTTTTAACCTTTTCTAGGGTCGTAAACAACATCATAGAACATCCATTTTCAGGTCATTATTTACTATTTCTATTCAGATATCACAGTCGGATATTGGGTCTCCTTTATTTTGACCAGCTTGCCTTTTATTTCAGTCTTTCCAAGTCTATATTTACAAGAGCTGGCTCACTTCATGGTCTTCTCTTTTACCTTATCAAGAAGCTTGCCCTTGTGACCTCATTCCTGTTCCCATACTACATCCGGCCACTTCTTTCAAGGGTCCCAATGAGTTACAACCTTAAAGAGTGGTGACCTTCGACAACCACCGATCCTACACCTACCTACTACCACCATTTCCAACAACACCGCACTGTAAACAGAGGATTACTGTCTCTCTTCACCTTGACAGGATTTAATTCTTGAATTTACCTATTCCTATATAAAAGTGggttttatatttttatttttttttatttatcaCGGTCGTTTACGGATCTAAACACTTTCAACACTACTACTCTTTCATAATTGCTCGATTCTTCCTTATAACTGTTTTATCTAATTCTGAACCGTCATCTATAACGTTCGAAACAATCCCGAAAACACTGGCTTTCCTTCGACTGGTGTGGATACAGATTCCGTTTAACCGCCGTTGAGTTCAGCGAACTATAAAGAAggttttatttaaaatataGGTTCTTGTTTtagtttctttattttcaatgtCCAATTCATCGTTCCCTGCTACTGACCTATTTCCTCACCTTTCTTCCGATGAACAGCCGCCTATGATCCATAGCACTGCTGACCCTTCTTCAACAGGAACAGATATTTCTGAACCTGCACCTTGCCAAGCTCCTTCTACGGAACCGTCATTCTTCGACAACGCAAACACAAAGACCGAACCTGCTGAGGAACCTGTTACAGAGGCTCGCAAACTTTCTTCTGATCCCTCTAGTGCTGTCGCTCGGGAGATTCAATCAAAGCTTTCTTTATCAAAATCCCattcttttgatgaatcTGTTGAAACTCCGTCAACAAATCCTGTAAACGAGTCCCCTAAAtacaaggaagaagattcaCAGGATTATGCGGATGCTGATTCTGAGTCTTCTTTTGCTGAAGCATCTGAACACTTGAAAGACTTAAAGAATTCAGAAGATGAGAAGAATGAAGAGATAGATCCGGAGCTATCGCGTCGTGTTGCTTTACGTGAACGTATGGCGAAAATGAGCGGCGGCCTCGGTATGCAAGCTTTTGGCTTACCCGGAATGGCTGCTCCTTCTCAAATAAAGTCTATGAAAAAGAGCTCTGAACCAGAGTCTGAGCATGAACGTCAACCTATCAATAATCCTTCAAAGCTCGACTTAAACTCAAACAAACCACAAGAGTCTGCTGTTCCTTCAGGAAGATCTATAACTCCTGAGCAAGGTTCCCCGCAACCTTCTACCTACACAGAAGAAAAGTCTGAACCAAACATTGACGAGGAGATATCCAACAGTTCTCAAAGTACTACTCTTCCTGGGTCCGTGGAGCATATTCCTGTAACTGAGGATTTTAAGAGGCAagggaaaaaggaagaaccATCCCCTCCTTCGATTATCACTGACTTCAGCCGCCAAAGTAATCCTCAGGTGGAAGAGGTTTTGCCTCTTTCACAGACTCCCGTTATTGCACGTCTTAAGCCTCATCATGCCAATAATTCTTCTGGCGGCCAGTCTTCGACTTCTGCAGTTGATCCTGCTCATGCTGTTCGTAGAGTTATTGATTCCATTGATCCTCCAAAGGACACAGTGGGCGGGACCGCTGCCGACGTAGAGTCTGCCGCAAATTCACCAATTTCACCTCCTCGATCTTTGAATAGTCGTGAACAGTCCCCTGATGGGAAGTATTCTTCCAATAACACCGACTTTACAGAACGAAGGTTGCCCAGCCGTATCACAGAAGTTTCAGAATCCCAGACTTCTGATGTTGAAAGAGCTCACTCTCAGCGTTCTGCTCATCGCCCATCTCTTACAACACTTCCATCTATAAAGTTTAACAAAATGCAGACTCTTGCTAATTTCAACGAGGAACTAGATGATTTGCCTGCTGTTCCTCGTATATTTAGTCCCCCACCTTTACCCAAAACTCCTTCTGGTGAGTTTGGTGACAGCGAATTCATTCAGCCAAAAAGACAGTTGAACACGACATTTATTCCGGGTCATCAAACTAAGCCATCGACTGCTTCTTCCTTGCGAAACCCTGTTTCAATTTCTACTTCGGGTGGCCGACCTGTCCTTTCTGATGAGCCCGACGAAGCTGATACCCCTGAAGAACCCGATTCCCCAGATTCTTTTACCGAACATCCTCTTCCTGCAGTTCCTGTGTCTGCTGATCCTGTCAAGGAAGCTAGTGGTTCGACAAAATATATTCATACCCAGCGTAAGCCAAGTATTATTGCTCCAACTCCAAGTGTACCTGCAACATCTCCACCGCCAATTCCGGTGTTTCCTATAAATACTGAACCAAAAGCTCCTTCAGTTTCACCTCCTCCTGTTCCCAACGTTAAGTCTGAAGAATCCCGTTATGAATCGTCTGTTTCTCCTTCGGCACCGGTACCTGAAACCAATCAGAATAACTCACTGACCCAGGATATTACACAGTTAGGAAACAGTATGCGTTTGCCTACTAGGCTTGTTCGTCCCTCTTCTGCTGGGAGAAAAGCATCAGGTCCTCGACCGGTAGCACCTCCTTCTATTCCACCTCCACCTCCTGTTTCTATGAGCAAATCAGAGGTATCGAAAGGGCCAGTACTACCAGCTCCAACTTCATCTCCTCCAGTTCCTCCACCCGTGCATCATCAAGCGCCTCCTGCTCCTTCTACAGTTCTACCCTCTGTTCCTCCTCCTACGGCGGATGTGCCACCCGTACCAGTatctcctttttcttctcaaGATTTTAAGAGTAGCTCAAGTCCCAGTGTTTCACAAATTTCGGAACCCAACAATCAGGAAGTAAGTCCTACTGCTATGCCACAAAATAGCGATTCTGTCTCAAGGAATTCTATTTCGTCTATGTCTATACGCCAAGCCCCTGATGTCAACCCTCCTCCTCTCGTTCAGAGGCCATCACAAAGATCAATGAGATCTACTGCTTCCGTTAAACGGCCTTCTATTGTCGCCACAAATGGTCCATTCAATGACGCTTATGTCGCTAAGATTGTTGATACTTGTGCTGAACAAAAATGGTGGCTTGACTCTAGCACGGTGCCCAATTCCGTAGTGAATTTGGATGATTCTGTTTTGTACATGATTAGAGAAGGTACGACGGGtccaaacaaacatttcaaGTCTGTACACATCTTGTTTTATGACTATAGCCAGACGGTTTTGACTTCTACATTTAATCCTGCTACGCATTATGTAACTCAACTTTCGCAGTTACAATTGGCACCTCCAGCGCAGCCCTCTAAGGAGCGACTTGCCCAAGAATTTGAATGCTATGGTAACACTATTTTGAGAAAAGCGAAGGCTTCTCAGGGGCTTACTGTTGGAGATGGTACTGCGTATGCCTTTGTTAGTTCTGTACTCGATAATCTTACTCAAAATATCGAGCCAATTAATAAGCGTACTTTCGGTGCTATTGTGTACGCCAATGACTCAAATGTTACtattcaacaaaatggTGAAATCAAGGCTGGCGACATTGTCACCTTTGAGAATGTTAAATTGAGCGGTCAAAAAGGCACGCTTCGTCACAAGTACGCTTTTGAAGTGGGAAGACCAATCCATGTTGGCATTGTTGCAGAGTGGGAAGTTTCAAGGATGAAAATACGCGCTTTAGAACAAGGACGCGAATCGAAGAAGGTTTCATTAGTTAGTTATAAACTTGGTGATCTGAAGAGTGGTAAAATAACGGTTTGGCGTACGATGCGACGATCATGGTTAAGCTGGACATAGACAAAAGCCTTCCTTACATTTACTTTAAagcgtttgtttttggatgATTTACGTTCATTTTATGcatatttttattcttcgATAATTGACTTATACGAGTCCCTACCTTACATATGATATCTGACTACACGTTGATTTACTTGTATTATAAGAATGGTAATTAAACAAATGTATGTTTAGACATTACTGATGATATTAAGATAAAgtccaagaaaaaatattcaagtAGTATGTGCAAATCCACATGACCAGGATGTAGTTGTAATATAATTTTCAATACTCAATTaaacattatttttttctatcaCCTTTAAATTTAATATACAATAGCTTTAAAATTAGTACTGGTAATCAATCCCATTGGATTCTGCACTTAAACATATTAGAATTATTCTGAGTTTTCGCTCATGAATGAAATAGTGAGTAAACTCAGGAAAATTAGTTGCAGTAGAAACGAAGGATAATAGTAAAAGGCTAATCAAAAATATTGATAACATAAGCAGAAAACCATTGCaagtaataaataacaTATGAAGATTCTGGAGAGAAATGGAACATCATCGTAACCGGTCAAAAACGTAGGAAGTAAAGCTGGAATGTAGAGAGGAAGATAAGACAATTTGTGCTAGCAAAAGTTCCAAACAAGTAAATcaacgaagaaaaagggaaattAAAGAGGGAGTAGTACTTTACAAGTTgtgaaaaagaggaaaaggaaTATTACGACGAGGTTTTAGGTGATGAATCAGATGCGTCTTCAACGTCAAGATTGACTGCCAGATTGTTTCTTGTATTTTGAGCACTGTTTGCCATAACAGGCTCTTCAGCTACCGCTTTCAAGTCCttatagaaaaaggagTTCAGCTCATCAGGTTCCATAGCAAAAACTCCTTGTCCTCCAAGGAAAGGTCCTGAATAAGGCGCAACACGAAGTTGTCCATTTTTGTACATTGTGTACGAAATACGGTATTCCTTAGAAAAGAGTGGGAAAGTCCTATTCCGAGACACGGTGCGAGTTTTGGGTAATCTAAGAACCAAACCGCCTAAACCATAATGAGCGGTAGAAGTGTCTGAATTCAAGGTATGTGCAGTCAGTTTTCGATGGTGATATCCACTATTAGACTCATATTTGGGTGTAACGTGTGAAGTTATTAAAGGTACGTTACTGTACTGTATGCCACCGGCTACATTAaattttctgaaattcgGGTTTTCTATAGGAGTATAGTCATTCAACTTTTGGCTTCGAGAACCAAATCGATTGTGACTCTTTGGCTCAGTTGTTTTGGAGTCCTTAGCCAACTCCTGGGCTATTGCCTGCTCTGCCGGATCCCTTACGAATCCAGCATCAAACCAGTTTCGTAAAAGGCGAACGAATCGTGCGCTTGACTTAAAGTCCATTTGATTGTATACACTATCCAGCTCATTCACGGAAATaaatcttgttttcacCCGGGGTAAATTTCGTTTACAGCCCCAATCCCCGCGAGCTCCCTCTgcttgttttgttgttaATGATTGCTGCAAAGGGAACAGGCTGTTTGCCGTAGATGAACTGGACTCTGGGAAACATTTTGTCAAAGACACAGCCCTCGAATTTCGTAATAAATTTGCAAAACTCATGTCTTTTTtccctctttttttttatgtaaAAATAGgttttatttatacaaGATCAAATAAGTGACCTTCTTTATACGGAATACCTTGCTTCGTATTTGGTAAAAAAGGAACGTATGCTGACGGAGTAGATGCCATCCTTGATGTTAGGGTAGGGTTATGGAGCTTACTCTTGGGCTTCCTATACTCACTTCTAGAATCAAATTGGAATTAATGAGTGAATAGACGTGAAATTATGTTGGTATAAGTGTTCTTAGCGCGTGGTATTCGTCTACTTCGGGTCCATCTGGGAAAAGGTCAAGATTGACATTCTGACCGATaagcattttcaaaagtattAATGCTCCCCCTAGAATAGTATTAGTATATTTCTTACAGTATTTCCAATCAACACAATACTTACATTTGTCTAATACTTCTCCAGAGCAAATTCCTCCTTCAAACTGGATGCTTGTAATGCATTGAGGACAACCTTCGCGTATTTTACATCCACAGTTTTGCAGACGATCTATTGCCATGATTACCAATTCGTCAACATACGTATAGGCTTTCTTGCACAAGTTTGCTCCACCGCATTCACCACAGTTGTCGTAAAATATTAAACGTGATGGTCTTCTTCGCTCACTAGCTTCTTgcttgaattctttttcacctGACTTGCATTCCGTTCGTATATCGTTCCCGCCGTTTCCAGCGAATATTGGCATTAAGGACATTAAAGCATGCTGAGCAGCGTGTATACTTGCTGAACcgtttatttttttccacGATAAAATCTCCACGATATGCCATGGAACATCAATCCAAAACCCACGGCTAATCATTTCAACCGGGTTATCCACAATATCAACGACGTCTAATATATCTCTCTGTTTATTAACTTTAAAGTAGCCAAATACATGTAATGTCACTGAGACGTTTCCTTGAAAGACATTAATATTACCTGACTGCAGGGTTTTTCTTGAGAGATTCCGTTGAGGATCAATGTCAGTATAATCTCTTTGAAGAGTAGACCATTCTACGTCTACCCTGTTACACGTAATTAACCTCCTTGGAATATTCAACGTTTTCACAATGAACGTCTTTCCTTGATATACATAAACAGCCCCTTCATAAGCACCAAGCATAACACGAAATGGTTCCAATTGCTCCAAAACAACGTTTCTATCATCGGTTACATCAACCAAGGTATACATGTCTTCATTGATGTTGCGAATTTGTACTTGGGCTGCAGGAAAAGGCAAGTATTTAGGGtgaggaaaaaacaaatctttttcgttttttgcCAAATGATCTTTGCATACTTCAGAGATTTCACCCTCAAAAAATCGACTGTCGCTCATTGTGTTTATCGGCAACTCAAAAGCCGCACACTGTAAATGATTTGCCATCAAAGCTTCATTATCGAGATCCAATGTCAATTGTGCGTTAGGATGTGTGTGAATTAAGGTAGGGTGTTGTAAGTAATATTGATCTACAGGGAAGGTTTCAACAACGTATATCGCCATGGAGGATTTGTTTCGTCTTCCGGCCCTTCCAAATTGTTGTCGTAGATTAGATAATGAGCTTGGAAAACCAACGGTGATGGCTGCGTCTAGGGAGCCTATGTCAATACCTAATTCGAGGGCGTTCGTTGCAACAATTCCATAAAGGTTACCacaaaacatttctttttctatttttctCCTCTCTTGAACTGTATACCCAGCCCTGTAgctttgaattttctcTAATAAGTACTCCTTACGAGATGCTTTCAGTTGTCCTCTTACCAATCTCATCAGTGATTCGCAAGCTTTTCGAATTCGGCAAAAGACTATAGTACGAACTTTTCTCTCAGCAAGATAAATAAGTAAATTAGCAGCCTCCATAATCGCCGGTTTCCTTCCTGAATtaacattctttttatctaCCAAAGGAGGATTCCACATTAAGAAATGCTTTGCACCCGAAGGCGAAGCTGTGTAATCTATAAGTCTTACATTTTTAACTCCAAAAATCATGTTCATATGCCGTATTGGTTGTTCAATTGTAGCCgaacaagaaacaaatctATACCGATCATTGCTATAGTATTCTGCTATCCTTCGTAACCTTCTCATAATCATGGCAACATGAACACCGAAAATACCGTTATAAATATGTGCTTCGTCtaatacaaaaagcttcaagtttttgaaaaagcgATCCCATCGTTGATGGTTTGGTAAAATCGTCTGGTGCAACATATCCGgatttgtaaaaataaTACTTGAGTTTTCAATTATTCCATTCCTTGATTCAATTGCTGTATCGCCATCAAATGTATCAATCCGTATATGAGCCAACGAAGGCATATAACTTAATACATCCATTAAAGATCGTTTCTGATCTTGTGCCAGAGCCTTTGTAggaaagacaaaaaaggaagtagACTCTAtgtctttttccaattcatcCAAAATAGGTATTTGATAAATCAAGGACTTTCCACTGGAAGTACCTGTTGAAACGATGACATGAGTATTCTCCCAAAGAGCATTTATTGCATCGACTTGATGGGAATATAGTCTTTCGATATTCTTAGAACTGTATAAAGCATTTACCAAACTTTGAGAAAGATTACGTTTCAAGTTTCCAAATCGCGGTTCAACAGCAGGGTATTGACATAAACTTTCTCGAACTATTTGACCTTCATAGGTACTTTCCTCAGCCAAATTCACTAGTACATCTTCAATTGAAGATGGAACCTTTAGTTCATGGTCCTCAACTGTCTTTGAGGGAGAATGTATTACAGCATCAGGAGGAATAGGTATCCttttttcagcttcttcaatcAAATGCTCTTCCGGATTTATCTTTTTAGCATTGCAAAAACCTAAAAATTCTTGTAATCTCCgtgaaaaaattgtattGCGACTGTcgatttccttctttagTGCACTTATATCAAACTTCCCTTTCTGGATTCGTGATTTCATAGTAGGCCCCTCCTTTTTTTGACGTTTAACTGTAGATTCAGAAGTTTGATTTAAACAAACTGTCAGAACGTAATTCGATTCCTGAGAGTGCTGGCCATCAGAGTATATTTGTTTAGGAATATCTGCGTAAACATTCTTGTTCATTTCCATTGCCAAGCTGTCAAATGACTTATAATTTAACTCAATTAGGTCTGGAACGACTGTTTTAAGCTGGGATAATTCCAAAAGTGAGAGATCTCTTTTTAAGGATTGACGTACGCTAGAGTTTAACAAGGGAAACGTTATTGTTaaagaatttcttgaataaagaaaagtataTGTTGTATTGATGATCTTGAATACATCAAACAAAGTATTTAAAGCAGGCGAAAGTCTCGTCGACTCTAAATCAACATCATGACTACGTTTTTTTGAAGGTCTCTTTGGTTTCTGAAGATATAAAGTATTTATGCCcgattcattttttattccatCCAAATTTATATCATCATTTTCCTGCTTAACGGGCGAATCTACCATAACTAGAGCAAAGTGCTAGCTAGTTTAGTTCAAGAAGGAATTCAACAAATGATGCCACTTAAGAGACAGACAAGTGGTGAATAATAAAGTATTTCATTAatcaagtaaaaatatttttcattaaagtatatcatttttttaaatcttcatcttccagTAAGTCAGCTGGGAGTCTGAAAAATTTAACATCACGAACGGATTCAGGTAAATACTACCAGCATTAGTGACCttctaccaaaaaaaagaaaaagaaaattactTACCTCTTGCTTAACTAAACCATCTTTATAATCCGGATTATATTTGTATCCTTTATGATAGCCTAGttgtttcatcaaattAGTGGGTGCATTTCGTATATGCAAAGGAATTTCAGCCCTTCCTGCATCAGGATTTACTGATAGAAATCGCTTAACATTATTGTAAGCTTTGTAAACATCCACAGACTTTGGAGCCATCGCCAAAGCAACGGCACAATGGGCCAATATGACATCCGCTTCCGGCATCCCAACCTGTTGTACAGAAGTAAATGTGCTTGAAGCCAACGGAAGCATTGAATTATCAGCTGTTCCGATATCCTCACTAGCAATGCGTACCATCCTACGAGCGACGTACAATGGATCTTCACCAGATTCCAACATACGTCCTAGGTAATAAAGAGAAGCATCAACATCGCAACCTCGTACAGACTTGTGGAAAGCAGAAATGGTATCATAGTGTACATCACCAACGCGATCATACACAGCTGAGGAGCGTACTAACTTTTCCttaatttcttccaaagtaATGGGGCCTTGACGCAATAATCCTATAGCCATTTCCAAACAATTTAAAGCCATTCTAGCATCTCCATCGGTGATAGCTGAAACATATTCCAATATTGAAGGATCAATATTGGGTATTTCACCAAGTCGATCTCTTTCTAATTGGCAGCCATgttccaaaattttcaaaacatgCTTTTTATCTAGTTTTTTTAAGACAAATACGGGGCAACGAGAAATGAGGGCAGAGTTAAGACGAAACGAAGGGTTCCTACAAGTTAGTAAAGCATTTCCAGCAAATCATTTATACATACTCGGTAGTAGCGCCTATTCTATATCAGTTAGAATTGTTATCAATCTCATTACTTACAATGTGATTGAACCTTTCTCGACTAAAGGCACTATTATGTACATATTAGTAAAAAGGTTTCGTaaggaaagcaaagttCTTACAAAAGATATCTTGTTGGGCTCTATTGAAACGATGTACTTCGTCTAGAAACACTATGGTTTTGCTTCCAGTTAACCGAAGATGATTTTGAGATTCCTCAAATATTTTTCGACATTCTTGCACTGAAACCGAAGTAGCTGAAACCTCCAAAAATCTCGATTTCGTAGTAGCTGCAATGATTCTTGCTAAAGTGGTCTTTCCGGTACCACTATTTCCCCATAGAATCATTGATGGACATTCGTCATGTTCTATCATATTTCGAATAACTCCACGAGAACCTACTAATTCCTCCTGACCGACATAATCTTCCAAAGTCGCCGGCCTTGCACGTTCAGCGAGAGGCCGTATATCTCTTTTAGAAGCTCTTGGTTTTTTGGTAGACGAAGCATTGACAGAACCCTGTGAAGGACAAGAGGAAGGAGTATTTCGTTTTAAAGGACtaggtttttctttcttaaaaaaCGGTGAAACTTGTTTCGGAGGGGATGATGCTGCaggtttttcaaaatgagAATCTAAATGAGCATTTATGTCTGATAGGTCGACTTCTTGACCGCAAGTTGGACAATTACATTTTTGGCCTTGCTCGTTTTTTAACATTTTGACGCGACTTATTTGCTGTGAAAAATCTTGAACGCGTCAAATACGTATAGTCCGTTCCTTGAAAGTAAATTTGGCGGTTCCAAGTCCAAACGTTTAATCAATTTacctttaatttttaaattaaattctGCAGAAGTTTTGTAATCCAAATACCTAATCCGATAAAAGTTTGAAGTGTGATGCTGAGTAGGGAATCCAAGAAATACTTGACAGGAGCGAGATGACAACCAAACTATTTAAACACAGTCTTTCCTAATCTAAATGGTTATAAAATGCCTTAATTCAACCATTAAATAATGGACTGCCCATCTTGACTCATTTTCTAATGTCGTTAAGTATTTCATGTGCGTCAGTCTCAAAGAACACAATCATAACGGGTAAGGTAATTGACATTAGTATGCTCTTTAAGCATTATTGATTTCTATAGTCCTTATATTATATGGAATGAGCGGCTGTGCGACAATATTGTATTATTCAAATGACAATAAAACTGCTTCAGACTTGAAACTTACGACGAGTGAAATTTAGATTAAACTTAACATCTTCGTATTGCTTTAATACTTCTCGTGATAGCAGTGAAACGGGTGCTAATCGATATACAATAAGACTTTGCTGTATATTTGGCTTTTATTAAAATCCTGCTTTCATGAAGGGCATCTGTTTCAACTAGAATTGCAAATTTTCAGGATTTCTTCGACAACTGAACAAGAAGAGCTATATGATAGCAAATAGCAAATATAAAGGCTTTCATTGAAGTAATAacataaaagaagaaattacaTTGAATAAAGCTTTCCTTGTTTGGgaaaaaggatgaaaaCAGAAGTTCTACAAATAAGATGGCATTACGATGCTAATGACGACCACACGCCGATTTATTCTGTcgatttccaaaaaaatggaaataaTAGATTTGCTACATGCGGAGGGGACAGTAAAATAAGGGTATGAACGATCAATGGGAAGAAAGCTATTCATGACAGTACACGCTTTCGAGAGTTAAATTTATTAACAGGGTAGATTTGGAAATATACATGCGATTATGAAAGTATGAACCCGAAAATTGAATTTCTATCTACACTAAGTCGACATGCACAAGCCGTGAATGTTGCTCGATTTAGTCCACAAGGTAATTTACTCAGGAAATAAGACTAAGTTTTGCATTTGCTAATTTTCTCAGGAGACATATTAGCGACAGCTGGAGACGAGGGTACTATCTTTCTTTGGGTTCCATCTTCTACTCCAGCAGCTACGCTGGCAGATGATGCCGAAGAGCTTGCGCttgcaaaagaattttgGAAAGTAAAAACTGTATGTCGTTCTATGGGTGCAGAAGTTTATGATATTTGCTGGTCTCCGGATGGAAATTATTTAATTGCAGGTGCAATGGACAATAGTACACGGATATACAATACGCAAACAGGTAATATGAACCATTCGCGATTATTGTTGACTAATTGGTTTTGTGTAGGGCAGTTATTGTTTCAGAACTTCGACCACCTTCATTATGTTCAGGGTGTAGCTTGGGATCCTCTGAAGGAATATGTGGTGACTCAAAGCAGCGATCGGTCAATATGTGTTtataaatttgaaaaacaaataagaGACTCCTCACTTCCTCAGTTAAATTTCAAGTCACGAATCCATCGCATAGAATACTTGAATACTCATAATTCAAAGTCATCTTCTATTACGACACAACAAACCAGCGATATCGAAGTGGATAATGTTCAAGACAACAATTCCAAAGACGAAGCTTATAGCTTGGACCCTGATCCTCAGACAAATGCGAATTTAGATGCTGTATCTGAAAGTGGCACGGAAAATGCATCTAAAATTACTTATTCTTTATACTGTAATGAAACGcttgtttcattttttcgtCGCCCAACATTTTCTCCAGATGGCTTTCTATTGATTACTCCAGCTGGTAAGCTTCGATTACACGGTCAGCCGAATACTGAATCAATACATACCGTGTACATATATACCAGGTCAAGCATTCTAAGGCAACCTGTAGCTTCTCTAACTGGATTCCCAAAGCCAGCAATTGCTGTGCGTTTTTCTCCTAAAATATATGAACTAAGACAAGTCTCGAAGCATAGTCCGCCGTCTTCATGCATTGAACTCCCCTATCGGATGATTTTTGCAATTGCTTGCCAAGATGCCGTTTATATTTATGATACCCAATCCTGCAAACCATTTTATAGAGCTGCAAACCTTCATTACTCTACCCTAACTGATCTGGCCTGGAGTGATGACGGTACCGTTCTCTTAATGACTTCTATAGATGGGTTTTGTTCTAGCATAAAATTCACACATGAAGAGTTAGGAAATCTTTACGAGCAACAACTTGCTGTTCCGGCGAAGGAAACAACACCAGCTGTAACCGTTTCGATCCCTGCCAAACCCGAAAAGGAATCCAAGTCTTCCAAAGAATCTAAAGTGAAGGAAAATGATCCTTCCCAACCtcagaaaaagagaattgcGCCTACTCCCCTATATCCCCAAAACTAACTTATATTGAAATCTGGTATCTGCCTTTTTCAGAATTAACATTTAATTGATATATGAAATAGTAAACTGCTAAAACAAGTTCATTGTATTTGAATCTGATAAGCATTATATTGGTTTTCTTAGAGTTTTCGGCAttgattcaa
The nucleotide sequence above comes from Schizosaccharomyces osmophilus chromosome 3, complete sequence. Encoded proteins:
- the hrq1 gene encoding RecQ type DNA helicase Hrq1, which gives rise to MVDSPVKQENDDINLDGIKNESGINTLYLQKPKRPSKKRSHDVDLESTRLSPALNTLFDVFKIINTTYTFLYSRNSLTITFPLLNSSVRQSLKRDLSLLELSQLKTVVPDLIELNYKSFDSLAMEMNKNVYADIPKQIYSDGQHSQESNYVLTVCLNQTSESTVKRQKKEGPTMKSRIQKGKFDISALKKEIDSRNTIFSRRLQEFLGFCNAKKINPEEHLIEEAEKRIPIPPDAVIHSPSKTVEDHELKVPSSIEDVLVNLAEESTYEGQIVRESLCQYPAVEPRFGNLKRNLSQSLVNALYSSKNIERLYSHQVDAINALWENTHVIVSTGTSSGKSLIYQIPILDELEKDIESTSFFVFPTKALAQDQKRSLMDVLSYMPSLAHIRIDTFDGDTAIESRNGIIENSSIIFTNPDMLHQTILPNHQRWDRFFKNLKLFVLDEAHIYNGIFGVHVAMIMRRLRRIAEYYSNDRYRFVSCSATIEQPIRHMNMIFGVKNVRLIDYTASPSGAKHFLMWNPPLVDKKNVNSGRKPAIMEAANLLIYLAERKVRTIVFCRIRKACESLMRLVRGQLKASRKEYLLEKIQSYRAGYTVQERRKIEKEMFCGNLYGIVATNALELGIDIGSLDAAITVGFPSSLSNLRQQFGRAGRRNKSSMAIYVVETFPVDQYYLQHPTLIHTHPNAQLTLDLDNEALMANHLQCAAFELPINTMSDSRFFEGEISEVCKDHLAKNEKDLFFPHPKYLPFPAAQVQIRNINEDMYTLVDVTDDRNVVLEQLEPFRVMLGAYEGAVYVYQGKTFIVKTLNIPRRLITCNRVDVEWSTLQRDYTDIDPQRNLSRKTLQSGNINVFQGNVSVTLHVFGYFKVNKQRDILDVVDIVDNPVEMISRGFWIDVPWHIVEILSWKKINGSASIHAAQHALMSLMPIFAGNGGNDIRTECKSGEKEFKQEASERRRPSRLIFYDNCGECGGANLCKKAYTYVDELVIMAIDRLQNCGCKIREGCPQCITSIQFEGGICSGEVLDKWGALILLKMLIGQNVNLDLFPDGPEVDEYHALRTLIPT
- the mgs1 gene encoding DNA replication ATPase Mgs1 — its product is MLKNEQGQKCNCPTCGQEVDLSDINAHLDSHFEKPAASSPPKQVSPFFKKEKPSPLKRNTPSSCPSQGSVNASSTKKPRASKRDIRPLAERARPATLEDYVGQEELVGSRGVIRNMIEHDECPSMILWGNSGTGKTTLARIIAATTKSRFLEVSATSVSVQECRKIFEESQNHLRLTGSKTIVFLDEVHRFNRAQQDIFLPLVEKGSITLIGATTENPSFRLNSALISRCPVFVLKKLDKKHVLKILEHGCQLERDRLGEIPNIDPSILEYVSAITDGDARMALNCLEMAIGLLRQGPITLEEIKEKLVRSSAVYDRVGDVHYDTISAFHKSVRGCDVDASLYYLGRMLESGEDPLYVARRMVRIASEDIGTADNSMLPLASSTFTSVQQVGMPEADVILAHCAVALAMAPKSVDVYKAYNNVKRFLSVNPDAGRAEIPLHIRNAPTNLMKQLGYHKGYKYNPDYKDGLVKQEYLPESVRDVKFFRLPADLLEDEDLKK
- the pcf2 gene encoding histone H3-H4 chaperone, CAF assembly factor (CAF-1) complex subunit B, Pcf2, with the translated sequence MKTEVLQIRWHYDANDDHTPIYSVDFQKNGNNRFATCGGDSKIRIWKYTCDYESMNPKIEFLSTLSRHAQAVNVARFSPQGDILATAGDEGTIFLWVPSSTPAATLADDAEELALAKEFWKVKTVCRSMGAEVYDICWSPDGNYLIAGAMDNSTRIYNTQTGQLLFQNFDHLHYVQGVAWDPLKEYVVTQSSDRSICVYKFEKQIRDSSLPQLNFKSRIHRIEYLNTHNSKSSSITTQQTSDIEVDNVQDNNSKDEAYSLDPDPQTNANLDAVSESGTENASKITYSLYCNETLVSFFRRPTFSPDGFLLITPAGKLRLHGQPNTESIHTVYIYTRSSILRQPVASLTGFPKPAIAVRFSPKIYELRQVSKHSPPSSCIELPYRMIFAIACQDAVYIYDTQSCKPFYRAANLHYSTLTDLAWSDDGTVLLMTSIDGFCSSIKFTHEELGNLYEQQLAVPAKETTPAVTVSIPAKPEKESKSSKESKVKENDPSQPQKKRIAPTPLYPQN